In Spirosoma aureum, a single genomic region encodes these proteins:
- a CDS encoding NUDIX hydrolase encodes MIVFINDRPIRLVGPKATSQLTSSLKQEAFGDYDRIVDARLDVLKVDVLQGHLLVLNTTPATVEKILALLQKAKSDHLLSITLGCLDKSACEDAIKKPFRIIKAAGGVVFKGDKMLLMFRRGVWDLPKGKLDDGESSRQGAAREVEEETGVRVSLGERICTTWHTYALNGNRILKRTKWYRMAVVDDKRMAPQEDEGIEKLAWLDQRQTKLALTNSFSSIRFVIDTVNQSVDQSMDN; translated from the coding sequence ATGATTGTTTTCATTAACGACCGCCCAATCCGGCTCGTTGGCCCAAAAGCCACATCGCAACTCACCAGCTCGTTGAAACAGGAAGCTTTCGGCGATTATGATCGTATCGTTGACGCTCGCCTGGATGTGCTGAAAGTGGATGTGTTACAGGGTCATCTTCTGGTGCTTAATACAACCCCAGCCACGGTTGAGAAAATTCTTGCATTGCTACAGAAAGCAAAGTCGGACCATCTTTTGTCAATAACACTTGGATGCCTTGACAAAAGCGCCTGTGAAGATGCGATAAAAAAGCCCTTTAGGATCATTAAAGCCGCTGGTGGCGTTGTTTTTAAAGGCGATAAAATGCTGTTGATGTTTCGGCGGGGTGTCTGGGATTTGCCGAAAGGCAAATTAGATGATGGCGAATCATCGCGTCAGGGTGCAGCCCGTGAGGTTGAAGAAGAAACGGGGGTTCGCGTATCATTGGGTGAACGGATCTGTACCACCTGGCATACCTATGCCTTAAATGGAAACCGGATATTGAAACGCACTAAATGGTACCGAATGGCCGTAGTTGACGATAAACGAATGGCTCCGCAGGAAGATGAGGGAATTGAAAAGCTAGCCTGGCTCGATCAGCGACAGACGAAGTTAGCACTTACGAATTCATTCAGTTCTATTCGTTTTGTAATCGATACTGTTAACCAGTCGGTTGATCAATCAATGGATAATTAA
- a CDS encoding hemolysin family protein has translation MEILIILLLTILNGVFSMSEIALVSSRKSKLETAAKNGDRRAQVALDLSNSPNRFLSTVQIGITLIGILLGIFSGDKLTDDVQNFVAQIEIIRPYAHSVAVVLVLLLLTYLSLVFGELVPKRIGLSNPEGIAKTMAAPMILLSRLTSPFIALLTVSSDVLLKILNIKPNESAVTEEEIKSLIQEGTSGGAIEEIEQEIVQNVFQLGDRKITSLMTNRQEIIYLDLEDEPAENKAKILDYKHSVYPLCNGSVDEVVGLIYTKDFLGKDLDVELTKLDDIKREALFVPENNRAYQVLERFRERKQYVGMIVDEYGGVLGVVTLNDILDVLVGDINDDSHSDYEIRTRDDGSYLIDAQLPFEDFVSYFSINITAQARRDLTGFDTLGGFALHILKDIPQTGESFVWQAFRFEIVDMDKSRIDKILVRKLAEE, from the coding sequence GTGGAAATCCTTATAATTTTATTGTTGACGATTCTGAATGGGGTATTTTCCATGTCAGAGATCGCCCTTGTTTCTTCCCGTAAATCCAAGCTGGAAACGGCTGCTAAAAATGGAGATCGTAGAGCGCAGGTAGCCCTCGACCTGTCGAATTCTCCCAATCGATTCCTGTCAACGGTTCAGATTGGCATTACGCTGATCGGGATTTTGCTTGGTATTTTTTCGGGCGATAAGCTGACCGATGATGTTCAGAATTTTGTTGCCCAAATTGAGATCATTCGGCCTTACGCTCATTCAGTTGCCGTTGTGTTGGTGCTATTATTACTAACATACCTGTCGCTGGTATTTGGTGAGCTGGTTCCTAAGCGCATTGGGTTGTCAAATCCTGAAGGCATTGCGAAAACAATGGCTGCACCAATGATTTTATTGTCGCGATTGACTTCACCCTTCATTGCTCTGTTGACGGTTTCGAGTGATGTTCTGCTAAAAATCCTGAATATCAAACCGAATGAAAGTGCCGTGACGGAGGAAGAAATCAAAAGCTTAATTCAGGAAGGGACGTCAGGAGGAGCCATTGAAGAAATTGAGCAGGAAATCGTTCAGAATGTTTTTCAACTCGGTGACCGCAAAATTACGTCGTTGATGACGAACCGTCAGGAGATTATTTACCTTGATCTGGAAGATGAACCCGCCGAAAACAAAGCTAAAATTCTGGATTATAAGCATTCTGTCTATCCGCTTTGTAACGGCAGTGTAGACGAAGTGGTCGGCCTGATTTACACAAAAGATTTTCTTGGTAAAGATCTGGACGTTGAACTGACAAAGCTGGATGATATTAAACGGGAAGCGTTGTTTGTGCCTGAGAATAACCGGGCCTATCAGGTACTCGAGCGTTTCCGGGAGCGAAAGCAGTATGTCGGCATGATTGTCGATGAATATGGTGGCGTTTTAGGGGTCGTAACGCTGAATGATATTCTGGATGTTTTGGTAGGCGATATCAATGACGATTCGCATTCGGACTACGAAATCCGAACCCGCGATGATGGGAGCTATTTAATTGATGCTCAGTTGCCGTTTGAGGATTTTGTTTCATACTTTTCGATCAATATTACCGCTCAGGCCCGGCGTGATCTTACCGGATTTGATACGTTGGGCGGGTTTGCACTGCATATTCTAAAAGACATCCCTCAAACAGGTGAATCCTTTGTCTGGCAGGCATTTCGATTCGAAATTGTTGATATGGATAAGAGTCGTATTGATAAGATACTTGTCCGTAAACTGGCTGAAGAATAA
- a CDS encoding PQQ-dependent sugar dehydrogenase — MNNLFFTVACLLTALAAHGSTGAAPTDAPPSRSTRSSSKAIVASDLKLPVGFSATIMAEGLGSTRHLVITKTGTIYVKLSKLKDGKGIYRLRDTDKDGVIDEQVGFGDYPGTGIYLKNGYLYTSSNTSIFRYKLNDKDEVINPDQPEKLVSGLMAHTRDLSKSIVVDNQDNVYVNVASDNDACRDAGTGKGLMPCPLLDSAAAIWQFKASRTNQTYADGVRYATGLKNVVGLDWNQKTNSLFVMQHGRGQFHDFYPQYYTPKQSAELPAETMYEVHRGDDAGWPYIYYDHIQKKKILAPEYGGDGKKTGGEKTINPLMAFPAHLGPNGLLFYTGTAFPEKYRNGAFIAFHAQSAELHKGYMVAFVPFRNGKPSGNWEIFADNFAGTDLVKPTGPVQHRPCGLAQSADGSLYVTDDLNGTLFRIAYKGDANSAKKPSSRTRE, encoded by the coding sequence ATGAATAACCTTTTTTTTACGGTTGCCTGCCTATTAACCGCGCTGGCTGCTCATGGCAGTACTGGCGCTGCGCCGACCGATGCTCCTCCCTCTCGTTCAACTCGTAGTTCGTCAAAAGCAATTGTTGCCTCTGACCTGAAGCTCCCGGTCGGCTTTTCAGCAACTATCATGGCCGAGGGGTTAGGATCAACGCGACACCTGGTCATTACGAAAACGGGAACTATATACGTGAAGTTATCCAAATTAAAGGATGGCAAAGGTATTTATCGATTACGCGACACCGATAAAGATGGCGTCATCGACGAACAGGTTGGTTTTGGCGATTATCCGGGCACTGGTATTTACCTGAAAAATGGCTACCTCTACACCTCATCGAACACGAGTATTTTTCGGTACAAGCTCAATGATAAGGATGAAGTTATCAATCCTGATCAACCCGAAAAGCTTGTGTCGGGTCTGATGGCACACACCAGGGATCTGTCAAAATCAATTGTCGTTGACAATCAGGACAATGTATATGTAAATGTGGCTTCTGATAACGATGCCTGCCGTGACGCAGGAACAGGCAAAGGTTTAATGCCCTGCCCCCTGCTCGATTCAGCAGCGGCCATCTGGCAGTTCAAGGCGAGCCGGACCAATCAAACCTATGCCGATGGTGTTCGCTACGCTACCGGACTTAAAAACGTAGTTGGCCTTGACTGGAATCAGAAAACCAACTCTTTATTTGTTATGCAACACGGGCGGGGCCAGTTCCACGACTTTTATCCGCAATATTATACGCCCAAGCAAAGTGCTGAGTTGCCCGCCGAAACGATGTATGAGGTCCATCGGGGTGATGATGCTGGCTGGCCTTACATCTATTACGATCATATTCAGAAAAAGAAAATTCTGGCTCCCGAATATGGCGGTGACGGCAAAAAAACGGGCGGTGAAAAAACAATTAATCCGTTGATGGCTTTCCCGGCACACCTTGGCCCTAATGGTTTGTTGTTTTATACCGGAACAGCTTTTCCTGAAAAATACCGCAATGGTGCCTTTATTGCCTTTCATGCCCAATCGGCGGAGTTGCATAAAGGATATATGGTCGCCTTTGTACCCTTCAGGAATGGAAAACCTTCTGGAAACTGGGAGATCTTCGCCGATAATTTTGCGGGAACCGACCTGGTTAAACCAACCGGCCCCGTTCAACATCGTCCATGTGGGCTGGCACAAAGCGCTGATGGCTCATTGTATGTAACAGATGATTTAAACGGAACGCTGTTTCGCATTGCTTATAAAGGGGACGCAAACAGCGCAAAAAAGCCTTCCTCACGAACAAGGGAATAA